Part of the Spiroplasma endosymbiont of Poecilobothrus nobilitatus genome is shown below.
CTTTAACATATGTTAAATCACTAACAATAACTTCATTAGGTTTTTTGTTGTTAAATTGACGATTTAAAATATTATTAATTTGGTCATTATTGACTGTTGTTTTATGATTATGATATTTTAATTTGGTGTATTTAGAAACCAAATTATTTTTGATCATAAAGAATCTGATTTTTCGCCGCGATAAGATGATATATTTTCTGTTTAAAATAACTTTAATTTTGCGAGCCCCATAAATTTTGCGACTTTTATTAAAGGCACTAATAATTTCTTGTTCATAATTATTAACTTGCTTGTTAATACATTTATTAGTTTGATAATAATACGTTGATTTTGATAAACCCAAAATCTTACATATTTTTCTTACTGAATATTTTGTTTTGTTGTTATTAATTATTGTTATTTTTTGGCCATTATCAGTGCGGCTTGCTTTAAAATGTCATTTTCCATTTTCAAGTCTTTAAGTTCTTTTCGTAAAGTTATTATTTCATTTTCTTCTAGTGTGCGATTATCTTTTGCTTTAAATGAACCATAATTATTATAATTTTTAACTCAACTATAAATAGTTGGTTTTGGTAAATTATATTCTTGCCCTAGATTAATAACACTTTTACCATTTTTATATAGCATGACAATTTGTTTTTTAAATTCTTCAGAGTATGAAGTTTTATTTCCCATTTTTATATTCCTTCTTTCTTAATAATTTTATCTAATTTTGAAGTATATATAATTATGGTCCTAATAATTGTGGCCTATCCAAACTGTTCCATAATTTTTACGACTTTTTAGAAAAATACTGATAACAGCATTATCAATGTTTTGAGTATTCTTGGGATTATTTGCTTTTAATTGATAGTAATATATTGATCTAGCAAATTTCAATGTTTCACATAAATTAATAATTGGATATTTTGCTTTGTTATTTTTAATGATTGCTATTTTTTGCCAATTATCAGTGTTGCTTGCTTTAAAATGTCATTTTCCATTTCTAATTGTTTAACTTTTTTACGTAATTGAATTAATTCGTTTTCTTCTGGCGTTCTATTGTCTTTAGCTTTAAATTAGCCCGAGTTGATAAATTGGTGAGCTCATTTCCAAACAGTAGATTTACCAATTTGATAATCATTGACTAATTGTTCAGGAGTTTGACCAATTTTGTAAAGACCAACAATTTGTTGCTTAAATTCATCAGTATAATTATTCTTTGCCATAATTACACCTCCATTGTAGTTTAATTATAAATATTTACTCTACATTATTGTTGTCCAATTTATCTTAACCCATCCAAGTGATATTATTTATTTGGTATGGGCTATTATTTCCTACAACACCAGGCATAATGCTGCTAGCAATTGTTGTGATCCCTAGTATGATTATTAATTTTTTCATTTTATTTTCCTTCTTTCATTTTCAATATTTAATATTTTAATATTTTGATATATAAAAATGAAAATAAAGCACAGGGGTGGTTGGTACTCGAATTTAAATAACTTAAGATATTTGGTATGCAAAAAATTAATTCATAATATTATTATTAAATTAAAAAAACAGTAACAGACATAAATATTTCACACTCGTATTTCCAGTATCATTGTCAATATATTTTTGATAATTTGATATAAATTTAATAATATTCATAGTATAACACTAATTAATGACTTAATCAATAATTATTTAAAAACGGGTGAATAAAAAAGATACGGGTTTTTGTTTTTAAATGTTATTTAGTTCAATAAATTAAGGATATTTTTTTATTGTTTTTATAAAACCCGTAAAAAATTTACTCGCCATTAAACCAAATATTTTATTATTTAGAACTATCTGAACCCTTTTTTCACCTTAATTTTATAGTATAATGAATAAGTGAGAAAAAAGTATGGGGGTTTTAATAATGGAGGATAATAAAAAAGTAATTGATTATTGAGATGATTATGACCCAAATGATTTTGATCCAACAAAACGACCAACTTCAATTTTGCAAGATAAAACGATATTAAATAATAATCAAAATTCTGTTGATAAAATTACTATATTAACTAATGATTTTGAGACATATTCATATTATAATAATAAATTTAATGTTAAACAAAATAATGTTCAAAATGATGTTTTTGATCACAATGATAATTATGATGAATTAGATTATTATGAATTTCAGCCAATAGAAAGGGCAGAAATTAACCAAGCAACAGAATTAACTGATCTAGATGAGCTAAATTTAAATAATAAGAATCGATTTGTTCCATTTAATGAAAATGATATGGTTACTACAACACTTGATGTTAATGTTAATCAAATTTATGATCGTTGGCAAAAATCAAAAGCTAATTTAATTACGCGTAAATTAGATGTCCTACGGAATCGAGTTCAAGAACCGCGGATTGAAGGACGCCGAAAATATAGTTTTTATGTTCCTAAATCATTAGAAGAATTATTAAATAAACCAGCCCAAGTTGTATTAGATGCGACTCCACGCGTTGGTGTTGGCGGTGATGAGGTTTATCCTGACCAAAAATATTTTAATAATCCAGCTTTACTTTCAAAAGTACAGGGTAAAAATAATGATAATTTGTCATTATCTAATAGTAATGATGAAATACCACTAATTTCAGATGAAACATTAGTCAGTGAACCATTAACAATGAGCAATATCTTAAAAAATGCTAAAATAAATATTGATGAAAGTAAAAAAAAAGCAATCTTTATTAATGATGAGGATATGTTAGATCCCAATAATTTAAATTATGAACAACGTTTGCGTTTATTAAAATTAGCAGCCGACCCCAATAATGAAGAACGAAAAAAATTATTACAAATGAAATTAAATAATGGTAGTTTACTTTCCTTATCAGCAATAGTTAAAGAACGATTACAAAAAGTTCAAACTGGAGATATTGAATTAATTGAGGAAACAACCCTTACAAAAGATAACAATTAGAATAAAAAGAAAAGAAAAAAATATTTTTTAGCACAATAACCTATTAATGTTTACACTTTTAAGCTATAATATGAGGAGTATCAGTTTATTTTATTATTTATAATAGTAGAGGATGATTACGATGATATTAGGAAATAGTGAAATAGCCTTTATTTTAATTGTATTTTTTATTGCGATTAATATTATTATATTAATTTTTTTAATTATGTCTTACCGAAATATTTTAGTTCCGATTCCAAATTTAAATAATGCCCCAAGTCAATCAATGATTTCATTAGAAGTAATTGATCGTTATTTAACGAAAAAGAAAATTACTGGCTTAAAAGTTGTTCGTAAACCGGGTCAAGTTTTAATTACACATTCTTATAAAAAGAAAACATTTTATATTAATGATTTACAATTATTTAATCAGTCTTATTTTTTATCAGGGATGGGATTAGATTATGTTTTAGGGCGAACATTTTTTGCAACCCAATTATATTTAAAAAATAAACATGTTCAAACAATGCATTTCTTATTATATTTGTCTCCATCATTATTATTGCTATTCTTTATTATCGTCTCATTATTTACAATTATTTTTATTACCATTCTAAAAACTAACCCCGCCTTGTTAGACCATAATAATTTCTTTTATTTTATTAATCGCTATGGAGTCTTAAATTTATTATTAATTTTTATTATTTCAGCATATTTAATTTTATTAAGTTTTAATGGCCATTTTAAGCAAAATTTAGAAAATTGATATGAAACAGAAATGCGACCATTTGTTAAAAAGCAATTTCCGGAATTATATGATGATTGAATTATTGCTCGTAGTTATTCACGGAGTATTCAGTTTACATATATTTTTGGTTATAATTTTATTTTTAAAAAAATTTATAAATATACAGGACCATTTGGCCTTTAGCAGAGTAGGGGAGAGAAAGAATGAAAGTTATTTTTCATATTGATATGAATAGTTTTTTTGCTAGTTGTCATCAAGTTGCTAACCCCCGCTTTCAAGGAAAACCACTTGTTGTTGCTAATTCTTCACGTCGAGCAGTTGTAACAACAGCGAATTATGAAGCACGACAATTAGGCATTAATAGTCCAATGCCGTTATATAAGGCAAAAGAAATTTGCCAGCACCTTGAAATTGTTAAGCAAGATTTTGGTTTATACGTTGATTTTTCGCAAAAGTTATTTGATTTTATTAGTATGCATTATACTGGCAAAATTGAAGTGGCTTCAATTGATGAGTGTTATATTGATGTAACTGATATTTATTTAAAATATGGTTCGGCAATGCAATTAGCGCTTGATATGCAACAAAATGTTTTTCAACAAATTGGATTACCAAATAGTATTGGTATTTCATATAATAAATCACTAGCAAAAATTGCTAGTGATATGAAAAAACCAATGGGAATTACTTTAATTCGGCCAGAAGATGTTACTGACTTAGTTCAACTATTGCCGGTCAATAAAATATTTGGGATTGGTAAACAAGCAACTCATCGTTTAAATGAAATTGGAATTTATACGATTAAAGATTTAGCAGAATTTGTTGATCTTGCAACATTAGAAACCATTTTAGGAAAACCAGCACATGATTTTGTTGAACGGGCTAATGGTGGTGGTGAACAACAATTAACTTTTGAACATAATCAATTAAAACAAATTGGCAATGAAACAACTTTTAAATATGACTTAATTGATTATGAAGACATTAAGAATAAAATTTATTTATTAGCAAAACATGTTATTCAACGAGCAGAAAA
Proteins encoded:
- a CDS encoding IS3 family transposase (programmed frameshift) codes for the protein MGNKTSYSEEFKKQIVMLYKNGKSVINLGQEYNLPKPTIYSWVKNYNNYGSFKAKDNRTLEENEIITLRKELKDLKMENDIFKASRTDNGQKITIINNNKTKYSVRKICKILGLSKSTYYYQTNKCINKQVNNYEQEIISAFNKSRKIYGARKIKVILNRKYIILSRRKIRFFMIKNNLVSKYTKLKYHNHKTTVNNDQINNILNRQFNNKKPNEVIVSDLTYVKVGAKWHYICLLIDLFNREIIGYSAGPNKTAELVQQAFHKITRPLNQITLFHTDRGNEFKNKIIDEILITFNIKRSLSNKGCPYDNAVAETTYKTFKTEFIKGKKFKNLTQLKYELFDFVHWYNNIRIHGSLNYLSPVTFRKQMSI
- a CDS encoding transposase, which encodes MAKNNYTDEFKQQIVGLYKIGQTPEQLVNDYQIGKSTVWKWAHQFINSG
- the dinB gene encoding DNA polymerase IV, producing MKVIFHIDMNSFFASCHQVANPRFQGKPLVVANSSRRAVVTTANYEARQLGINSPMPLYKAKEICQHLEIVKQDFGLYVDFSQKLFDFISMHYTGKIEVASIDECYIDVTDIYLKYGSAMQLALDMQQNVFQQIGLPNSIGISYNKSLAKIASDMKKPMGITLIRPEDVTDLVQLLPVNKIFGIGKQATHRLNEIGIYTIKDLAEFVDLATLETILGKPAHDFVERANGGGEQQLTFEHNQLKQIGNETTFKYDLIDYEDIKNKIYLLAKHVIQRAEKRTMVGNVIYVTFKNANRKRFTRQKTIKKYTNLLDDIYSVAIILFDQFWSGQPIRLIGIGLRGIISKYNLREQVSFETLGTLQPDTATNKLIKGINKKYRQDVLLTGQKLEEIKYLLHSQTKYIQSDQRILDETKLKEKGKRLHPKK